In a single window of the Papaver somniferum cultivar HN1 chromosome 8, ASM357369v1, whole genome shotgun sequence genome:
- the LOC113304896 gene encoding non-functional NADPH-dependent codeinone reductase 2-like — protein sequence MENSGVPVITLSSGKGVPVLGLGTAENLTKGSEREKLAILKAIELGYRHFDTAFIYQTEESVGEAIAEALQLGFIKSRDELFITSKLWGSDAHPDRVLLALQNSLRNLKLQYLDLYLIHYPVSLKPGTTVKDLGNKDNFLPMDYKSVWAAMEECQKLGLTKSIGVSNFSSKKIQELMSTASIPPAVNQVEMNPTWQQKKLREYCQANNILVTAYSTLGAKGTGWGSNAVMGSEVLNQIALARGKSIAQISLRWVYEQGVSLVVKSFNEERMRENLKIFDWELTAEDLKKIDELPQSRVATAAFVVSETGPFKSLEEFWDDES from the exons ATGGAGAATAGTGGTGTGCCTGTAATCACTCTGAGTTCCGGCAAGGGGGTGCCAGTTTTAGGACTGGGAACAGCTGAAAACCTTACTAAAGGGTCTGAAAGAGAGAAGCTGGCGATTTTGAAGGCCATAGAGCTGGGTTACAGACACTTTGATACAGCTTTCATATACCAAACTGAAGAGTCTGTTGGTGAAGCTATAGCTGAAGCACTTCAACTTGGTTTTATCAAATCTCGAGATGAactcttcatcacttccaagctCTGGGGTTCTGATGCTCACCCTGATCGCGTCCTCCTGGCTCTTCAGAATTCTCTAAG GAATCTGAAATTGCAGTATCTGGATCTGTATCTGATACACTATCCAGTAAGCTTGAAGCCAGGGACGACTGTGAAAGATTTGGGGAATAAGGACAACTTCCTTCCAATGGACTACAAGTCTGTATGGGCAGCTATGGAAGAGTGTCAGAAGCTTGGCCTCACCAAGTCAATAGGTGTCAGCAACTTCTCCTCCAAAAAGATTCAAGAGCTAATGAGCACAGCCAGCATCCCTCCTGCCGTAAATCAA GTAGAGATGAACCCCACATGGCAACAAAAGAAACTGAGAGAATATTGTCAGGCCAACAACATCTTGGTTACTGCATACTCTACTTTGGGAGCTAAAGGAACCGGATGGGGATCCAATGCGGTTATGGGATCTGAGGTGCTGAACCAGATTGCCCTGGCCAGAGGAAAATCTATTGCTCAG ATTAGTCTAAGATGGGTTTATGAGCAAGGTGTGAGTCTCGTGGTGAAAAGTTTCAATGAAGAGAGGATGAGGGAGAACCTGAAAATATTTGATTGGGAGCTAACCGCCGAAGACTTGAAAAAGATAGATGAGCTTCCACAGAGCAGAGTTGCAACCGCTGCATTTGTTGTATCAGAGACTGGACCCTTCAAGTCTTTAGAAGAATTTTGGGATGACGAGTCCTGA
- the LOC113304661 gene encoding histone H4: MSGRGKGGKGLGKGGAKRHRKVLRDNIQGITKPAIRRLARRGGVKRISGLIYEETRGVLKIFLENVIRDAVTYTEHARRKTVTAMDVVYALKRQGRTLYGFGG; encoded by the coding sequence ATGTCAGGAAGAGGAAAAGGAGGAAAGGGTTTGGGAAAGGGAGGAGCAAAGAGGCACAGAAAAGTATTGAGAGACAACATCCAAGGTATCACTAAACCAGCTATCAGAAGATTAGCGAGAAGAGGTGGAGTGAAGCGTATCAGTGGATTGATTTATGAAGAGACTCGCGGTGTTCTTAAGATCTTTCTTGAGAATGTGATTCGTGATGCTGTTACTTACACTGAGCATGCTAGGAGGAAGACTGTCACTGCTATGGATGTTGTTTATGCTTTGAAACGACAGGGAAGAACTCTCTATGGATTTGGAGGTTAG